AGGCCCTTGGTGGAGTCAACGCGAATTGGCTGGGCATTCAGCAGAGCCGAATCGCCGGTGGTGGAGTAGCGCGTGTGGCCGATGGCCATTTCACCAGGAAGCTTGGCCAGCACATCTTCCGTGAAGATTTCGGCGACAAGTCCCATGCCCTTGATGTTGGAGAGATTGGTGTAGTCGGCGGTGGCAATTCCCGCAGACTCCTGCCCACGATGTTGCAGTGCATACAATGCGAGGTAAGCCTGGCGGGCGGCGTCCGGGTGGCCATGGATGGCGACAACGCCGCACTCTTCGCGCAGCTTATCGAAGTGCAGATCCGACGGATTCTCTTGCTCGTCGGCGAACTTGTCGATGGCAGACTCGATCATCGTCGGTATCAGCTCCTCAGCATTGCATCGGGAGTTTCAGCTCCCTGGGCGTTGTGTACAGCATGGATTCGAGCGCGCCAGCCCAGAGCTGGCGGAGATCGGCGACCGCTTCCGACACGGCAACCTGGCCGTTCCAGCGAATCTCCAGTTTGCGAGCCGCGGTTACGCCAAGGGAAGTTATGGCACAGCCGGATTTGGCGGCGATTGCTCGTACCTTCTCTACGTCATTTGTTGCGCAAGTCACGATGACCCGGGTCGCTCCCTCTTCGAAGAGAGTGCAGAGCGGAGTTGCCTCGCCGGGTTCGGTGAGCGTGATCATGGCTCCCACATTCTTTCCAAAGCATGCTTCAGCCAGGGCCACGGCAATTCCACCTTCGGAAATATCGCGGGCGGAGTGGAGGACACTCTCTTCAGCCAGAGCGATGAGGCACTTCTGGAGTGCCGCTTCGTGGGTAAGATCGAGAGACGGCGGAGTTCCCCATAGCGCGCCGATGATGGTCTTGGCGTACTCGGAGGAGCCGAACTCGCGCAGCAGATTCGTTTTGGGAGCAGCGGGCGCGGAGAGCAGCAGCACCGCATCGCCAGCTTGTAGAAAGTCTGCCGGCATGGCCTTCGATACGTCCTCGATGATTCCAACGACTCCGAGCACGGGCGTGGGATAGATGCCTTCGCCGCGGGTCTCGTTATAGAGGCTCACGTTTCCGCCGGTGATCGGCGTACCGAGCGCAATACATGCTTCGCTGATGCCGTCGATGGCGGCGGAGAGCTGCGCCATGATCTCCGGCTTCTCGGGGTTTCCGAAGTTCAGGCAGTTTGTAGCAGCGACGGGCACAGATCCTGTGCAGGCCACTTTGCGGGAACTCTCGGCGACTGCGTGCATCGCGCCGAGCCGCGGATCCAGATATGCCCAGCGGCCGTTGCCGTCGAGTGCCATGGCCAGTGCGCGCCTGGTTCCCTTGATGCGCATGACTCCGGCTTCCTGCCCGGGACCCTCCACCGTGTTGGTCTGCACCATGGAGTCGTACTGCTCATGCACCCAGCGCTTGGAGCAGATGTTGGCCGAGGCGAGCAGGGTCTTCAGATCGGCTGCGTAGTCGCGGGGCTTGTTGATCTCCGCGAGAACCGAGGCTGGAGGATCGAGCGGAACGGGAGCCTTCCAGGTACCGACGGGGCGGTGATAGAGCGGGGCATCGTCGGTGAGCGAGGTGTTCGGAATATCGGCAACCAGAGCGCCGTGATGGCGGATGCGAAGGCGATTCTCGCCAATCACCTCGCCGACAATCACGCCATCGAGTCCCCACTTCTCAAAGACGCTGAGAACCTCCTGCTCGCG
This Acidisarcina sp. DNA region includes the following protein-coding sequences:
- the purL gene encoding phosphoribosylformylglycinamidine synthase subunit PurL yields the protein MTPELLAQHGITPEEYQRILSALGRTPSLTELGIYSVMWSEHCSYKSSRVHLKRLPTRSDRVVQGPGENAGIIDVGDGWACAFKIESHNHPSYIEPFQGATTGVGGILRDIFTMGARPLAVMDSLRFGPLSREKNDDTPDELIRKDHSIVEGVVSGVASYGNCFGVPNLGGETKFESCYAGNPLVNAFALGMVRREEIFYGKASGIGNPVIYVGAKTGRDGIHGATMASEEFKEGSEQKRPNVQVGDPFMEKLLLEACLEAMQTGAIVGIQDMGAAGLTCSTCEMGARGGVGVDVELDLVPQRATGMTAYEIMLSESQERMLLVAEKGREQEVLSVFEKWGLDGVIVGEVIGENRLRIRHHGALVADIPNTSLTDDAPLYHRPVGTWKAPVPLDPPASVLAEINKPRDYAADLKTLLASANICSKRWVHEQYDSMVQTNTVEGPGQEAGVMRIKGTRRALAMALDGNGRWAYLDPRLGAMHAVAESSRKVACTGSVPVAATNCLNFGNPEKPEIMAQLSAAIDGISEACIALGTPITGGNVSLYNETRGEGIYPTPVLGVVGIIEDVSKAMPADFLQAGDAVLLLSAPAAPKTNLLREFGSSEYAKTIIGALWGTPPSLDLTHEAALQKCLIALAEESVLHSARDISEGGIAVALAEACFGKNVGAMITLTEPGEATPLCTLFEEGATRVIVTCATNDVEKVRAIAAKSGCAITSLGVTAARKLEIRWNGQVAVSEAVADLRQLWAGALESMLYTTPRELKLPMQC